The following proteins are co-located in the Thermodesulfobacteriota bacterium genome:
- a CDS encoding isocitrate lyase/phosphoenolpyruvate mutase family protein, with protein sequence MSTVHNITKQPYRNTPGPRGLQVRDNLEIEYADVYTPEVLEALKALSVFNKDQKLLMEKRYSRRAQRFRNRERIRFLNPNDFIPRTNIKVQDARDGKFVGSDIPHDLQRQWIQGTGPAARPNSSVDKSIRNVAYALLSGADGWMFDGEDALGQVGTMSLDNQRNLKLAIRKDPIFMNTAEQVSREMNEWAKGFFGREIITDWRKQLDFTTKIFRARGLHLDDRHVRDENGVALSASIVDTVLYVVNNYQELQAAGSSIVLYLPKIQTAEEAAFWNELLTALEDHLGIPVGSIKVYVLVEQIEATFQLMEIRAALGRHFVGYNTGRWDYINSVSDAMAWDQSFINPNIESITMTYGYMRNYEDRVRRAVNTPGVNGNYALWQGGMEPNIPVGSDKGVKDGMEKAVAGAKREQKAGASGKWVAHWKMVHIVRPVWEEAGEENQAGRKFPPLTYTDEDADGLTLLEPAPRTIRGARNLISVALQYGNAFGQGFQAAALKPADFFENDDILYLMEDAATGEIRLSILWEWVDKGAELTEDDKETGAKSGDTFTRELFERLLAEEYSKLLKAKDKDVYDYSKPTTLPIAREIVEAYVLDNVKTPWYIDLLNINLNNHDLPTAKLRIKQYKDAFKKDGTRITENLDFPSDTRNDNFLEDELDSFEREVQETKEWFASPRFKGIRRLYSARQVVQQRGTLEQDYTVARVYSEQFYNRLRELFAKGEQITTFGPYSPGQIVTMKRIGIEGIYLGGWATSAKGSTDEDPGPDLASYPLSQVPDEAAGLVRALLTADKNQTFLRSRMSEKERKSTPKVDYRPFIIADADTGHGGDAHVRNLIKRFVEAGVTGYHIEDQKPGTKKCGHQGGKVLVPVDEQIKRLVAARFQLDIMKVPGIIVARTDAEAANLLDGRGDERDHPFILGVTNTSIPGYKICYLAILKRFFDKGITDVNGFMLYQISDDEYEEAYQWFDKVGLTPIIDKSIQALKEGKERSITKPLDNAATKFVETWEVEAGLMTYAQAVAEQMEFAIEEGRTLDMTIEEWFDFAKHSSYQHARERAKLMGIDALWDCELSRTPEGYYQVKGGIEYAIAKSLAVAPYADLIWMETKTANYEEAREFAEAIHDEYPDKMLAYNLSPSFNWDTTGMTEDQMREFPKEIGKLGFVFDFITYGGHQIDGLAAEEFATALKQDGMLALARLQRKLRLIDSPYRTPQTLVGGPRLDGALAASSGRTATTVAMGKGSTQVQHLVETEVPPRILEDWLELWSEHYGIPGKLTVKLRPHTAGSELLELSVLDDMKNKLANVIFSSIHDRWGNNFISVRDQNTFDDKLRQKRLMALIHLFLIHRYKGGTVHYVSPTDDNQKQAQGMKALGIYDEVNTEVGHIIVARVNTDRVKELISSDLTELKNFIAKRSAKGRGKKK encoded by the coding sequence ATGAGTACCGTTCATAATATTACCAAACAGCCTTACAGGAATACCCCGGGTCCGAGGGGGCTCCAGGTGAGAGATAATCTGGAGATAGAATACGCGGACGTCTATACCCCGGAAGTGCTCGAAGCCTTAAAAGCCCTTTCCGTTTTCAACAAAGACCAGAAGCTCCTTATGGAAAAGAGGTATTCCAGAAGGGCCCAGAGATTCCGCAACAGGGAGCGCATCCGCTTCCTCAACCCCAACGACTTCATTCCCCGCACAAATATTAAGGTACAGGACGCCAGAGACGGCAAGTTCGTAGGCTCGGACATCCCACACGATCTCCAGAGACAGTGGATACAGGGAACCGGCCCCGCGGCGAGGCCCAACTCCAGCGTGGACAAGAGCATCCGTAACGTGGCTTACGCTCTTCTCTCCGGAGCGGACGGCTGGATGTTCGACGGCGAGGACGCCCTCGGACAGGTGGGCACCATGTCCCTCGACAATCAGAGGAACCTCAAGCTGGCAATCAGAAAAGACCCGATTTTCATGAATACGGCCGAGCAGGTCTCGCGCGAAATGAACGAATGGGCCAAGGGCTTCTTCGGGCGCGAGATAATCACCGACTGGAGAAAGCAGCTCGACTTCACGACCAAGATCTTCCGCGCACGCGGGCTTCACCTCGACGACAGGCACGTAAGGGACGAGAACGGCGTTGCCCTTTCGGCCTCGATAGTCGACACGGTCCTCTACGTAGTAAACAACTACCAGGAGCTCCAGGCCGCGGGCTCTTCCATAGTCCTCTACCTGCCGAAGATACAGACGGCCGAAGAGGCGGCTTTCTGGAACGAGCTCCTTACGGCCCTCGAAGACCATCTCGGCATCCCCGTGGGCTCCATAAAGGTCTACGTCCTGGTCGAGCAGATCGAGGCCACCTTCCAGCTCATGGAAATCCGCGCCGCTCTCGGCAGGCACTTCGTCGGCTACAACACCGGCAGGTGGGATTACATCAACAGCGTGTCCGACGCAATGGCGTGGGACCAGTCTTTCATCAACCCCAACATCGAATCCATAACAATGACTTACGGCTACATGCGGAACTACGAAGACCGCGTCAGAAGGGCGGTAAACACCCCGGGCGTAAACGGGAACTATGCCCTCTGGCAGGGCGGCATGGAGCCGAACATCCCCGTCGGGTCCGACAAGGGCGTCAAGGACGGGATGGAAAAGGCGGTAGCCGGAGCGAAAAGGGAACAGAAAGCGGGGGCCAGCGGAAAGTGGGTCGCCCACTGGAAGATGGTCCACATAGTAAGGCCGGTCTGGGAAGAGGCCGGCGAGGAAAACCAGGCGGGGAGGAAATTCCCGCCGCTCACCTATACCGACGAGGACGCGGACGGGCTTACGCTTTTAGAGCCCGCGCCGAGGACAATAAGAGGCGCGAGGAACCTGATAAGCGTAGCCCTTCAGTACGGTAACGCGTTCGGCCAGGGGTTCCAGGCCGCGGCGTTAAAGCCGGCGGACTTCTTCGAGAACGACGACATCCTCTATCTCATGGAAGACGCCGCCACGGGAGAAATCAGGCTCAGCATCCTCTGGGAGTGGGTCGATAAGGGGGCCGAGCTCACCGAAGACGACAAGGAAACGGGGGCCAAGTCCGGCGACACGTTCACGAGGGAGCTCTTCGAGCGCCTCCTCGCCGAGGAATACTCCAAGCTCTTAAAGGCGAAGGACAAGGACGTTTACGACTACTCCAAGCCGACGACGCTCCCGATTGCGAGGGAAATCGTCGAAGCCTACGTCCTCGACAACGTAAAGACCCCGTGGTACATCGACCTTCTCAACATCAACCTCAACAACCACGACCTTCCGACCGCGAAGCTCAGGATAAAACAGTACAAGGACGCATTCAAAAAAGACGGCACGAGGATAACTGAAAACCTCGACTTCCCGTCCGATACCAGGAACGACAACTTCCTCGAAGACGAGCTCGACTCGTTCGAAAGGGAAGTCCAGGAAACCAAGGAGTGGTTCGCCTCCCCGAGGTTCAAGGGAATAAGGCGGCTCTACTCGGCCCGCCAGGTCGTCCAGCAGAGGGGTACGCTCGAGCAGGACTACACCGTGGCCAGGGTATACTCCGAGCAATTCTACAACAGGCTCCGCGAGCTTTTCGCCAAGGGCGAGCAGATAACGACCTTCGGCCCCTATTCGCCGGGCCAGATAGTGACGATGAAACGCATCGGCATCGAGGGCATATATCTCGGCGGCTGGGCGACCTCCGCGAAGGGGTCTACCGACGAGGATCCGGGTCCCGACCTTGCCAGCTATCCGCTGAGCCAGGTGCCCGACGAGGCCGCCGGTCTCGTGCGCGCCCTCCTTACGGCCGACAAGAACCAGACGTTCCTCCGCTCAAGGATGTCCGAAAAAGAGCGTAAGTCCACCCCCAAGGTCGACTACAGGCCGTTCATCATCGCCGACGCCGACACGGGCCACGGCGGCGACGCCCACGTGCGTAACCTCATAAAGAGGTTCGTCGAGGCCGGCGTCACGGGTTACCACATCGAAGACCAGAAGCCCGGGACGAAGAAGTGCGGACACCAGGGCGGCAAGGTGCTGGTTCCGGTAGACGAGCAGATAAAAAGGCTCGTCGCCGCGAGGTTCCAGCTCGACATCATGAAAGTGCCGGGAATCATAGTCGCGAGGACGGACGCCGAGGCGGCGAACCTTCTCGACGGCAGGGGCGACGAGCGCGACCATCCGTTCATACTCGGCGTCACCAACACCTCTATCCCGGGATACAAGATCTGCTATCTCGCAATTCTGAAGAGATTCTTCGACAAGGGAATTACTGACGTAAACGGCTTTATGCTCTACCAGATATCGGACGACGAATACGAAGAGGCTTACCAGTGGTTCGACAAGGTCGGGCTCACGCCGATAATCGACAAGAGCATCCAGGCCTTAAAAGAAGGGAAAGAAAGAAGCATCACGAAGCCGCTCGACAACGCCGCAACGAAGTTCGTCGAGACATGGGAGGTCGAGGCCGGCCTCATGACCTACGCCCAGGCCGTCGCCGAGCAGATGGAGTTCGCGATAGAAGAGGGCAGGACGCTCGACATGACGATCGAAGAGTGGTTCGATTTCGCGAAGCACTCCTCCTACCAGCACGCCAGGGAGCGCGCAAAGCTCATGGGCATCGACGCCTTGTGGGACTGCGAGCTTTCGAGGACGCCCGAGGGCTACTACCAGGTAAAGGGAGGCATCGAGTACGCGATAGCCAAGTCGCTGGCGGTCGCACCCTACGCCGACCTCATCTGGATGGAGACGAAAACGGCCAACTACGAAGAGGCCAGGGAATTCGCGGAGGCAATACACGACGAATATCCGGACAAGATGCTGGCCTACAACCTCTCCCCGTCGTTCAACTGGGATACGACAGGAATGACGGAAGACCAGATGAGGGAGTTCCCGAAGGAAATCGGAAAGCTCGGCTTCGTCTTCGACTTCATCACCTATGGCGGACACCAGATAGACGGTCTCGCGGCCGAAGAGTTCGCTACGGCCCTGAAGCAGGACGGCATGCTGGCGCTCGCGAGGCTCCAGAGGAAGCTCCGGCTCATCGACTCCCCGTACAGGACCCCGCAGACACTCGTCGGCGGCCCGAGGCTCGACGGCGCGCTCGCCGCATCGTCCGGCCGTACGGCTACGACGGTCGCCATGGGCAAGGGCTCTACCCAGGTGCAGCACCTGGTCGAGACGGAAGTCCCGCCGAGAATCCTCGAAGACTGGCTCGAGCTCTGGTCCGAGCATTACGGCATACCGGGCAAGCTTACTGTAAAACTGAGGCCGCACACCGCGGGCTCCGAGCTCCTCGAGCTTTCGGTCCTCGACGACATGAAGAACAAGCTCGCGAACGTCATATTCTCGTCGATTCACGACCGCTGGGGCAACAACTTCATCTCCGTCCGCGATCAGAACACGTTCGACGACAAGCTTCGCCAGAAGAGGCTCATGGCCCTCATCCATCTGTTCCTCATTCACAGGTACAAGGGAGGAACGGTACACTACGTCAGCCCGACAGACGATAACCAGAAACAGGCCCAGGGCATGAAGGCCCTCGGTATCTACGACGAGGTAAACACCGAAGTCGGCCACATCATCGTCGCCCGCGTCAACACCGACCGTGTAAAAGAGCTTATAAGCTCCGACCTCACAGAGCTCAAGAACTTCATAGCCAAGAGGTCCGCCAAGGGGCGTGGAAAAAAGAAGTAA
- a CDS encoding rhodanese-related sulfurtransferase, which translates to MENVHVILFYKFANIEDPEAFVAAEREFCGGEGLLGKILVAKEGINGSLSGPKDNIESYKRHLNSIPGFEDVTFKEELSSFHPFRKLIVRKKKEIIRMERELDMSKTGKYISPEGLLDMYSSGRDFIIVDTRNKYESDVGKFKNAVTLDIDSFREFPEAIEEFEDRKDRTIVTYCTGGIRCEKATAYMVSRGFTDVYQLKDGIINFCQKHPDTVWEGKCFVFDQRLISDVETGGDCIATCVRCGGASDRYQNCANIPCDELVILCEGCSEAFRGTCSDECLEEYENSLLKKSRERQGRRSRGA; encoded by the coding sequence ATGGAAAACGTACACGTAATACTGTTCTACAAGTTCGCGAACATCGAAGATCCCGAAGCCTTCGTGGCGGCCGAAAGGGAATTTTGCGGCGGTGAGGGGCTATTGGGGAAGATTCTCGTCGCAAAAGAAGGCATAAACGGCTCCCTCTCGGGCCCGAAGGACAACATCGAGTCTTACAAGCGCCATTTAAATTCTATACCCGGGTTCGAGGACGTCACATTCAAGGAGGAGCTTTCCTCGTTCCACCCCTTCAGGAAGCTCATCGTCAGGAAGAAGAAGGAGATAATCCGCATGGAGCGTGAGCTCGACATGTCGAAAACCGGCAAATACATATCCCCCGAAGGGCTCCTGGATATGTATTCGAGCGGGAGGGACTTCATTATCGTGGACACGCGGAACAAGTACGAATCGGACGTCGGGAAGTTCAAAAACGCCGTTACGCTGGACATAGATTCGTTCCGCGAATTCCCGGAAGCCATAGAGGAATTCGAGGACCGGAAGGACAGGACGATAGTCACATACTGCACGGGCGGGATAAGGTGCGAGAAGGCGACGGCGTACATGGTTTCAAGGGGCTTTACGGACGTTTACCAGTTGAAGGACGGCATAATAAACTTCTGCCAGAAGCACCCGGACACCGTTTGGGAGGGGAAGTGCTTCGTCTTCGACCAGAGGCTCATATCGGACGTGGAGACCGGGGGGGACTGCATAGCCACGTGCGTCAGGTGCGGCGGGGCGTCCGACCGTTACCAGAACTGCGCCAACATCCCCTGCGACGAGCTCGTCATACTGTGCGAGGGCTGCAGCGAGGCCTTTCGGGGCACCTGCTCCGACGAATGTCTCGAAGAGTACGAAAACAGCCTTTTGAAGAAGTCGCGAGAGAGACAGGGACGGAGATCGAGAGGCGCCTGA
- a CDS encoding glucosidase, with translation MTTPPKQTAEEKRLEENRDKKAYWERWGPYLSERQWGTVREDYSPDGTAWEYLPHDHARSRAYRWGEDGIAGITDNHERLCFAIALWNGKDPILKERLFGLTGNEGNHGEDVKEYYYFLDNTPSHAYMKCLYKYPQAAYPYSDLVETNRRRSRTESEYELIDTGIFDDDRYFDIFVEYAKGTPEDVLVKLTVVNHAPEEAGLHLLPTLWFRNTWSWKGDDKKPILREASGAGGVKVVEADHPTLEKRWLYCDAPGKLLFTENETNFERLFGIPNPSPYVKDGINDYVVSGNEAAVNPGNVGTKMAAHYVLAVPPGKSITVRLRLTDEPGMKDPFGAGFEDIFQRRMAEADEFYRRISPDPMPDDLRNVQRQAFAGMLWTKQFYYYVINDWLKGDPAYPPPPESRRTGRNHKWIHLYNDDVLSMPDTWEYPWFAAWDLAFHTVNFAMIDPEFAKRQLVLLTREWYMHPNGQIPAYEWAFGDVNPPVHAWAAWRVYNIEYKMYGRRDLLFLERVFQKLLLNFTWWVNRKDAGGKNVFEGGFLGLDNIGVFDRNAQLPSGVVLEQADGTSWMGMYSLNMLAIAIELAKVDPSYEDIASKFYEHFLYIARAINLPDMGHDGLWDPNDKFYYDVLHLPNGSHVPMKLRSMVGLIPLYAIETIEPETLEQLEGFHRRMTWFIENRPDLAKNVASMIEKGVGERRILSIVDKEKLKQILEKMLDESEFFSPYGIRALSKYHLENPYYFKTNGEEYCVRYEPAESSSGLFGGNSNWRGPVWFPVNFLLIEALQKFHYYLGDDFKVECPTGSGKHMNLWEVSNEIAHRLIRIFKKESDGGRAVFGGAEKFRNDPAWRDYLLFYEYFNGDDGAGIGASHQTGWTGLVAKLILQSSEYGSIDEV, from the coding sequence ATGACTACACCCCCTAAACAGACAGCGGAAGAAAAGAGACTCGAAGAGAACAGAGACAAAAAAGCGTACTGGGAGCGCTGGGGCCCTTACCTGAGCGAGAGGCAATGGGGCACCGTCAGGGAGGACTACAGCCCGGACGGCACCGCCTGGGAATATCTGCCCCACGACCACGCGCGCTCGCGCGCATACAGGTGGGGCGAGGACGGGATAGCCGGGATAACGGACAATCACGAGAGGTTATGTTTCGCAATCGCCCTCTGGAACGGGAAGGACCCCATACTCAAGGAAAGGCTCTTCGGCCTTACGGGGAACGAGGGCAACCACGGAGAGGACGTAAAGGAATACTATTATTTTCTCGACAACACGCCGTCGCACGCGTACATGAAATGCCTGTATAAATATCCCCAGGCGGCCTATCCCTACAGCGACCTCGTCGAGACGAACCGGAGAAGATCCCGCACGGAATCGGAGTACGAGCTCATAGACACCGGGATATTCGACGACGACAGGTACTTCGACATATTCGTAGAGTATGCGAAGGGTACGCCCGAGGATGTATTGGTGAAGCTCACGGTAGTGAACCACGCGCCGGAAGAGGCCGGTCTCCACCTCCTGCCTACGCTATGGTTCAGGAACACGTGGAGCTGGAAAGGGGACGACAAGAAGCCGATATTGAGAGAGGCGAGCGGCGCGGGCGGCGTGAAGGTCGTCGAGGCGGACCACCCTACGCTGGAAAAGAGATGGCTCTACTGCGACGCGCCGGGAAAGCTCCTCTTCACCGAGAACGAAACAAACTTCGAGAGGCTTTTCGGCATCCCGAACCCCTCGCCGTACGTGAAGGACGGGATCAACGATTACGTGGTTTCCGGCAACGAGGCGGCCGTCAACCCCGGAAACGTCGGGACGAAGATGGCGGCGCATTACGTACTCGCCGTGCCCCCGGGGAAGTCCATTACCGTGAGGCTCAGGCTCACGGACGAGCCCGGCATGAAAGACCCGTTCGGAGCCGGGTTCGAGGATATCTTTCAGAGGCGCATGGCCGAAGCCGACGAGTTTTACCGGAGGATATCGCCCGACCCCATGCCCGACGATCTCAGGAACGTGCAGCGCCAGGCATTCGCCGGGATGCTGTGGACGAAGCAGTTCTACTACTATGTGATAAACGACTGGCTGAAGGGCGACCCCGCCTACCCTCCCCCGCCGGAGTCGAGAAGGACCGGCCGCAATCACAAGTGGATACACCTTTACAACGACGACGTGCTGTCGATGCCGGACACGTGGGAGTATCCGTGGTTCGCGGCGTGGGACCTCGCGTTCCACACGGTGAATTTCGCCATGATAGACCCCGAGTTCGCCAAGCGGCAGCTGGTGCTCCTTACGAGGGAATGGTACATGCACCCCAACGGCCAGATACCCGCATACGAGTGGGCCTTCGGCGACGTGAACCCTCCCGTTCACGCGTGGGCCGCGTGGAGGGTGTACAACATCGAGTACAAGATGTACGGGCGGCGCGATCTTCTCTTCCTCGAACGCGTCTTCCAGAAGCTTCTGCTTAATTTCACCTGGTGGGTGAACAGGAAAGACGCCGGGGGAAAGAACGTCTTCGAGGGCGGCTTTCTCGGTCTCGACAATATAGGCGTATTCGACAGGAACGCCCAGCTTCCTTCCGGCGTCGTGCTCGAGCAGGCGGACGGCACGAGCTGGATGGGCATGTACAGCCTGAACATGCTGGCGATAGCCATCGAGCTCGCCAAGGTCGATCCCAGTTACGAGGACATCGCGAGCAAGTTCTACGAGCACTTCCTGTACATAGCGCGCGCCATAAACCTCCCCGACATGGGGCACGACGGGCTATGGGACCCGAACGATAAATTCTATTACGACGTCCTCCATCTCCCGAACGGCTCTCACGTACCGATGAAGCTGAGGTCGATGGTAGGGCTGATACCGCTGTACGCGATAGAGACTATAGAGCCGGAGACGTTGGAGCAGCTCGAAGGATTCCATAGAAGGATGACCTGGTTTATCGAAAACAGGCCGGACCTCGCGAAAAACGTCGCATCCATGATAGAAAAAGGCGTCGGCGAGAGAAGGATACTGTCCATCGTGGATAAGGAGAAGCTGAAGCAGATTCTCGAGAAGATGCTGGACGAGAGCGAGTTCTTCAGCCCCTACGGCATAAGGGCGCTTTCGAAATATCATCTCGAAAATCCCTACTACTTCAAGACCAACGGCGAGGAGTACTGCGTCAGGTACGAGCCGGCCGAATCTTCGAGCGGACTTTTCGGAGGGAACTCGAACTGGCGCGGACCGGTGTGGTTTCCCGTGAACTTTCTCCTTATAGAAGCGCTTCAGAAATTCCATTATTATCTAGGTGACGATTTCAAGGTCGAGTGCCCGACGGGCTCCGGGAAGCATATGAATCTCTGGGAGGTATCGAACGAGATAGCGCACAGGCTGATACGCATATTCAAGAAGGAGAGTGACGGCGGGAGGGCCGTTTTCGGCGGCGCCGAAAAATTCCGGAATGACCCGGCGTGGAGGGATTATCTCCTCTTCTACGAATACTTCAACGGTGACGACGGTGCGGGCATAGGGGCGAGTCATCAGACGGGGTGGACAGGGCTCGTCGCCAAGCTCATACTACAGTCGAGTGAATACGGCTCGATAGACGAAGTCTAG
- a CDS encoding DUF2934 domain-containing protein: MATKKESTPKKAAPKKTAAKKPAEKKTVVRKTAVKPAPAPETQESLYERIAKKAYEIFESRGRETGRDIEHWLEAEKIVKGKKKA; this comes from the coding sequence ATGGCGACTAAAAAAGAATCCACCCCCAAGAAAGCTGCTCCGAAAAAGACGGCGGCGAAAAAGCCCGCGGAGAAGAAGACAGTGGTAAGGAAGACCGCGGTCAAGCCGGCGCCGGCCCCCGAAACCCAGGAATCGCTCTACGAGAGGATCGCCAAAAAGGCCTACGAGATATTCGAATCGAGGGGCAGGGAAACGGGGAGAGATATCGAGCACTGGCTGGAAGCCGAAAAGATCGTAAAGGGCAAGAAGAAGGCTTAG
- a CDS encoding HmuY family protein translates to MKVFKTIFPLILVVVLSFGLMGGCGGGGGGGGGSNGGGGGGNGGGDGGDGGDGGGGSNETISLLIDATAGGVSAGPEDPANKYTYLDLSAGEVVDLTDAQAQDSTNWDIGFKRSTVILNGGVSGPGSVSGFFTGNNSEAYDANGDAIFDWFASATADSELEDFEIITSSDVPLDGEGNPDASVFTSDVPSLVIVGDGTAEGWWLYDFTTHTVSANPDNWWIVKSDTGEAYIKFHVTDITYGATEQIFYITVESVIQNAGETSFTTPHTGTFEIPEGGGSVYFDYETLAPVTSSAGWDLRVGYDPATRLFSMYTNGGLSGPGAGGAFPIGNEPDAFTNGADPSQIPFYFTDSAGGIFIDSIWYAYNLTGNDHQIWPNYRVYLIQSEGEIYKLQIQSYYHPQTTQSGWYTVIFEKVFP, encoded by the coding sequence ATGAAGGTATTTAAAACTATCTTTCCATTGATTTTGGTAGTGGTCCTGTCCTTCGGTCTCATGGGAGGCTGCGGAGGGGGCGGAGGGGGCGGAGGAGGCAGTAACGGCGGTGGCGGTGGTGGCAACGGCGGCGGCGATGGCGGGGACGGCGGAGACGGAGGAGGAGGCAGCAATGAAACCATCTCTCTTCTCATCGACGCCACAGCGGGAGGAGTAAGCGCAGGCCCCGAGGACCCCGCAAACAAGTACACCTATCTCGATCTTTCCGCGGGAGAGGTCGTGGACCTTACGGACGCACAGGCGCAGGATTCGACTAACTGGGACATAGGGTTTAAGAGATCGACGGTAATCCTCAACGGCGGCGTATCCGGACCGGGCAGCGTCAGCGGATTCTTTACGGGCAACAACTCGGAAGCCTACGACGCTAACGGCGACGCCATATTCGACTGGTTCGCCTCGGCCACGGCCGACTCGGAGCTAGAGGACTTCGAAATCATTACTTCGAGCGACGTACCGCTGGACGGAGAAGGCAACCCGGACGCCTCGGTATTCACGTCGGACGTCCCGTCCCTGGTCATAGTGGGCGACGGTACAGCCGAAGGGTGGTGGCTCTACGACTTCACGACTCACACCGTATCGGCCAATCCGGACAACTGGTGGATAGTAAAGAGCGACACCGGCGAGGCTTACATTAAATTCCATGTGACCGATATTACATACGGAGCCACGGAGCAGATATTCTACATAACCGTCGAATCCGTCATTCAGAATGCGGGGGAAACGAGCTTTACGACTCCGCACACGGGTACGTTCGAGATACCCGAAGGCGGCGGTTCGGTTTATTTCGATTACGAAACGCTCGCTCCTGTAACCTCGAGCGCGGGCTGGGACCTTCGCGTAGGGTACGACCCGGCGACGAGGCTCTTCAGCATGTATACGAACGGCGGCCTCAGCGGACCGGGGGCGGGCGGTGCGTTCCCCATAGGAAACGAGCCGGATGCCTTTACCAACGGGGCGGATCCGAGCCAGATCCCGTTCTACTTCACGGATTCGGCCGGCGGCATATTCATCGACTCGATCTGGTATGCCTACAACCTTACCGGAAACGACCACCAGATCTGGCCGAACTACAGGGTCTACCTGATTCAGTCCGAGGGCGAGATATACAAGCTCCAGATACAGAGCTACTATCACCCGCAGACGACTCAGAGCGGATGGTATACGGTAATATTCGAAAAGGTATTCCCGTAA